The segment GCGGTCGTTGATGAGCAGGCCGGCGCCCGCGGCCCGGCAAACCGGCGCCAGCCTCTGGGCCAGGTGGAACAAGTCCAGAGCGGCGGCCGTCTTGTCGCGCAACTGGACCCATTGCACCCCACCCGCCACCGCTGCCTGGACGACGGCGACGAGGTCGGGCGCGGCCTTGCGATCCGTTACCAGATGCAGAACGCCCCCGGCCACCGGGATTCTCCTCTCCCATCCGACAGCCCGGAAAGCAACGCCCGACCCCATCGTGCCGGGGGCCGGGCGGTGACCTACTCCGTCAGCCGCAAGCGTCGGCTCCACAATCGAACTGCGAATTGATGCGCGGCTTCGTTTTGCATTGTACCACTCTGGCTGGTATGGGGATCACCCTCACTGGGGCTTACGTCCCAGGTATCGGGGTGTCCGTCCCCTAAACCGGGCAAAGTCCATCACTGGGAACGACCATTCCGCTTCCCGCGCCGCTTCCCTGGCTTCGGCGTCGGCTCGGGCTTGCTGCTCCAGCCGGGCCTTGGCCGCCTGAATCGCCTTCAGCCGCTTTTCCGCTGTGGCCAACTCGGGCGGCAGTCGCCAGCCGCGGAAGATGGACCTGGCCCTTCCGTGAAAGGGGCGGGAATGGTTGCCCTATAGTCTCTCAAACCATCGCTTGATCCGGAGCGCCATCAAGCGGCGACGCTCAGCCAGGAACGAATCATAATCCGGTACATCGCCCTCCAGCACGGCCAGGGGGATGCAATTTTCCTCAAGATTCGTCCTCAGTGTCTCGGGATCTGTGATGCCACCGTACTTCTTGGGGCCGCCGTTGACCTGGTTCGACAACTCCTTGAAGTAGATGTGGGGCGGGGTATCGCCGATGGCAATATTAATCTCACTCTGGGCGATGACGAAGTTGGCGATCTGGTTGTAGCGGCCCCGGCTCAGCCCGAGCTGCTGCAGGTACTTCCTCGGGAAGATGTGATGATGATCACCATGATTGAGGAGAAGATCCCGAACCGTGATGTTGGTGGAAAGAAATCCCCTGTCCCCGAGGCAAACTTGCGCCGCCTTAGAGCCTGTTTCACTGACCCTGACGAGATCAGAACTGGGGGAACGTACCGGGTCGATTCGGCCATGTCCCGTGGGCTGACGGTCAGGACGGGGTAGGCCGGGGGCCCGGTCGTTACCCTTCTACGCCAAGCCCGCCTCCGTACATCCAAAGGGCAAGGTGGCGGATCGCTCCCTGACCCTCCGCCAGAGCTTCAGCAAGTTGTGGGTCAAGCAAAGTAGCTTCCACTCGCTGTCACACGCCGCCAGACCCCGACGGAGGAACCGGTCGGCGCCTCGCACGGTCTTGATCTGCCCGAACACCGGCTTCACGGTCTGGCTGCGCTTGGCGTAGATCGCCTGTCCTCGCCGGGTCCGCAGCTTGCGTTCCATCCGCTCCCGCAGGCTCAGCCCCTTGGGGATGCGGCCTCGCGGAGGGGGTGTGTCCTTCCAGGCTTGGCGCTGCTTCCACTCTTTACTCGTCGCCAGGAACAGTTCCGGCCCATCCGCCGGTGCCTGCTTCACGTTCGCCTCGCTCCAGTACCCCGCGTCGGCGACGACGGCCCGGATGGGCTTGTCCACGCCCGCTGCCCGCAGGTTGGCTTGCGCCTGCTGGAGCATCGGGTGGAGTTGGCCCACGTCGTTGGCGTCCTGCGTCACCGCCGCGGCCACGATGAGTTGGTCCTCCGTGACCACCGCCTGGGCGTTGTACCCTTGCACAAAGCCCTGCCGGGTCTTCATGATCCGGCTGTCCGGATCCGTGATGTTGGCCTTGGCTGCCGGATCCACCGAGGCATCCGGCGCCTTCGGCTTCCGCCCCCGCCGCTTCTTGCCGGTCGCCTGCTCCTGGGCTTTCCGCTCCTCGATGCGGGCCTGCTGCCGGGCCGCTTCCCGGGCCGCCTCGTCCTCCAGCCGCCGCTTGCATGCCTTCAGCCGCTCCAGCCGGCTCGCACGGTGGCGCAGCTCCTCCGGCAACGCGTCCCCACGACGCCCGGAGCCGTACCGCTCATCTTCTTCCCGGTCCGTGGCCTCCGCTTCCCGGAGCATCTTCTCCACTTCCTGGCGAATCGCATCGTAGGTGCGGTTGGCCGCCAGCGAGGCGTTGGCCTTGACTTTCGTCCCGTCCAGTGCCACCACGCCGACCTTCCCCAGCCCCGCCTCACGGCACAGCCGCAGCACCTGGGTGAACAGCGCGGCCAGCTCCCGTGCATGGCGCTGGCGGAAGCGGGCGATGGTCACGTGATCCGGCTTCTGGTTGGCGGTGATCACCCGGAAGGCCACGTCCTCGAGGCACAACCGCTCGATCCGCCGGCTCGACCGCTCGCCGACGCAGTAGGCGTACAGCAGGAGCGTCACCATCAGGGTTGGGTCGTCACTCTCTCCGCCCCAACCGTCGGCGCGGTACTTCTCGTAAAAGGCCCGCAGGTCCATCTGCTCGACGGCGTCGATCAGAAACCAGGCCAGATGATCCTCAGGCAGCCAGTCGCGAAGGCTCGGTGGGAGCAGGTACAGTTGGTCACGGTTCACCGGGCGGAAGTTGTAGGCCATAGGAACACCTCAGGCGATGGCGAATTCCAACCGATGCCTTCACTTAACCTCCCGGGGCTGCAGTCCTGCGGAAATACCTGGGTTCGTGAAACAGGCTCATGTCAGCCGAAAAATACTGCCCGATCGCCTGGCTGATGCAGCGTTATTCACACGGGCTGCTAGGCCGTGGGCGCCGCCCAGGGCAGGAGGGGCAGGAAGCGCCCGCAAGCGAGCGGCGCCTACACGAGCAACGTTCACAAAGCCTTAGCGAAGCCTCGAAGTGCCTTTAACCTGAGCGGACGCTCGCCGCGCTACCCTGAAACAGGACGGGGAACGGGGAAGACCCCCGGTCGCGGCAGGCTCCCCCACGGCTCTCCCCGGCGACCGGCGAAAGGAGCGGCGAGTGGCATGGCGCATAGCCGGGTCGAACAAGAACAACCCGCACTGCAGGCCTTGGCCCGAGGTAGGCGGCAGGCCGCGGGCAACATGGCGCTGGTGAACGTGGCCACCATCGCCCAGATCACGGCGAGGAACCGCAGGACGACCGCGAGGGCTGAAGGGCGTCGAACCAGGCCCCCGTCCCCGCTGGCCACCGCGCGGGGGGATGGCGACAAGGTCCGGCTGGTGATCTTCGACCTGGACGGCACCCTGTATGACGACCTTCTCTATACCACCGCTTACGCCCGTGCCCTGGCCGCACGCCTGCCCGTGCAGAAGCGAAGCCCCTTCCTGAGGGACGCCTTTCCGCTGGCCCCGCTCAACCGCCGCCTCCGGCTGGGCATGATTTTCGATCGCGAAACCGACACCCTGCTGGGGCACCCGTTGCTGGCACTGGGCAGCGCCTTCTCCTGGGACGGCGCGGTGCGCCGGCCGTGGCAACCCGCCCGGCCCGGCGGGCACGTGGG is part of the Thermaerobacter subterraneus DSM 13965 genome and harbors:
- a CDS encoding transposase, which encodes MAYNFRPVNRDQLYLLPPSLRDWLPEDHLAWFLIDAVEQMDLRAFYEKYRADGWGGESDDPTLMVTLLLYAYCVGERSSRRIERLCLEDVAFRVITANQKPDHVTIARFRQRHARELAALFTQVLRLCREAGLGKVGVVALDGTKVKANASLAANRTYDAIRQEVEKMLREAEATDREEDERYGSGRRGDALPEELRHRASRLERLKACKRRLEDEAAREAARQQARIEERKAQEQATGKKRRGRKPKAPDASVDPAAKANITDPDSRIMKTRQGFVQGYNAQAVVTEDQLIVAAAVTQDANDVGQLHPMLQQAQANLRAAGVDKPIRAVVADAGYWSEANVKQAPADGPELFLATSKEWKQRQAWKDTPPPRGRIPKGLSLRERMERKLRTRRGQAIYAKRSQTVKPVFGQIKTVRGADRFLRRGLAACDSEWKLLCLTHNLLKLWRRVRERSATLPFGCTEAGLA